Proteins found in one Megachile rotundata isolate GNS110a chromosome 14, iyMegRotu1, whole genome shotgun sequence genomic segment:
- the LOC100882649 gene encoding uncharacterized protein LOC100882649: MLRVFLFALAVAATKASHFSSLEGHGFASEPKLISQSVHLKEIPTKIIKVTKTAVVKVPVPYPVKVPHHIPVPVPVNHPIAIPYTKLVKVQEHVPIEVSKPYPVEIHQQVPLVVPKAVPIPQPIPVPQPVAISKPVFYPVPHPIPYQASSHSEESVGGVGGYDSGDHGGHESESYSTYTVNQQGHEQGNFQPSQPDYSDHH; the protein is encoded by the exons ATGTTACGAGTA TTTTTATTCGCTCTGGCCGTGGCCGCCACGAAGGCCTCTCATTTCTCCTCCCTGGAAGGCCATGGTTTCGCCAGTGAACCGAAACTTATCTCGCAATCGGTGCATCTGAAAGAAATCCCGACGAAAATCATTAAGGTCACGAAGACTGCCGTTGTCAAGGTCCCAGTCCCGTATCCAGTCAAG GTGCCTCATCACATACCCGTGCCAGTGCCGGTGAACCATCCTATCGCGATTCCGTACACGAAGCTAGTGAAAGTCCAGGAACACGTGCCGATCGAGGTGTCCAAGCCATACCCGGTCGAGATTCATCAGCAAGTACCGCTGGTGGTGCCGAAGGCAGTGCCAATACCGCAGCCGATACCCGTTCCTCAACCCGTGGCTATAAGCAAGCCGGTCTTCTACCCGGTACCACACCCGATTCCTTATCAAGCGAGCAGCCATTCGGAGGAAAGCGTCGGTGGCGTGGGTGGTTATGATTCCGGCGATCACGGGGGTCACGAGTCCGAAAGCTATAGCACTTACACGGTGAATCAGCAGGGACACGAACAAGGAAACTTCCAACCCTCGCAACCCGACTACTCTGATCATCATTGA
- the LOC100875589 gene encoding uncharacterized protein LOC100875589, producing the protein MNAKLFIIFALVAVAFAEEGAEDTAAETKKDKRGIYGLGYGGYGGHGYGGGYGGGYGGGYGGGVSVLTQQVPVPVPQPVAVPVERRVPYPVKVPVAVPVDRPVPVHVPKPYPVEVTRHVPVPVDRPVPVPVSVPVKVPVPAPYPVRVPQPYAVPVVKPVAVAVQSSPQVVIEKYNSGHSGWSPSGYSSW; encoded by the exons ATGAACGCTAAG CTTTTCATAATTTTCGCCCTCGTGGCAGTAGCATTCGCCGAGGAAGGGGCGGAAGACACAGCCGCCGAAACGAAGAAGGACAAACGCGGGATTTACGGGTTAGGATATGGAGGATACGGAGGACACGGATACGGTGGTGGATATGGTGGTGGATACGGTGGTGGATACGGCGGAGGTGTCTCTGTACTGACACAGCAAGTACCTGTTCCTGTTCCGCAACCTGTTGCTGTTCCCGTCGAGAGACGCGTTCCTTACCCAGTTAAG GTACCAGTCGCAGTGCCAGTAGACCGTCCAGTGCCCGTCCACGTACCGAAACCCTACCCAGTGGAGGTGACCAGGCACGTACCAGTGCCCGTTGACAGGCCAGTTCCAGTTCCAGTAAGCGTTCCAGTCAAGGTTCCAGTACCAGCTCCGTACCCCGTCAGAGTACCTCAACCCTATGCCGTCCCGGTCGTGAAACCCGTTGCAGTCGCGGTCCAGTCGTCGCCCCAGGTCGTCATCGAGAAGTACAACAGCGGTCACAGCGGCTGGTCCCCAAGTGGTTACTCTTCCTGGTAA
- the LOC105663730 gene encoding uncharacterized protein LOC105663730 encodes MRALVCLMLIAAAYAGEEKTVQKRGLLGLGGLGELGGLSLGGGHLGSELGHGKLAIAIHERPVAVPVAVPKPYPVPVDRPVPVKVPVAVPQPVAVPVPVPQPYPVVQTKTVAVPVDRPVPVSVPVKVPVPVPAPYPVKVAVPHAVPVAVPQPVLVKQAVPVLVKGLGHGLGHY; translated from the exons ATGAGGGCCCTG GTATGTCTGATGCTCATCGCGGCAGCGTACGCCGGCGAAGAAAAGACGGTCCAGAAGCGTGGGCTGCTCGGTCTGGGCGGCTTGGGTGAACTGGGTGGTTTGAGTCTCGGCGGCGGTCACCTAGGAAGCGAATTGGGACACGGAAAACTGGCGATCGCCATCCACGAAAGACCAGTCGCTGTGCCAGTTGCGGTCCCGAAACCATACCCAGTCCCTGTCGACCGACCAGTCCCAGTAAAG GTACCAGTTGCGGTCCCACAACCCGTTGCAGTGCCAGTGCCGGTGCCCCAACCTTACCCTGTGGTTCAAACCAAAACCGTAGCGGTCCCCGTCGACAGACCCGTACCAGTGTCGGTTCCAGTTAAGGTGCCCGTGCCCGTTCCAGCTCCGTACCCCGTCAAG GTTGCAGTCCCCCACGCGGTTCCAGTCGCGGTTCCACAGCCTGTCCTCGTTAAACAAGCGGTCCCTGTTCTTGTTAAGGGTCTGGGCCATGGCCTCGGACACTACTAG